From a single Verrucomicrobiia bacterium genomic region:
- a CDS encoding MFS transporter, with translation MTPPARDVQIHAAPRLATGYKWWALLMLWFICFSNYADRQTIFSVFPKLREEFGFNLVQLGLIGSAFMWLYAAGAPLAGFIGDRLRRKDVILGGCLFWSFITMLTGRCATLGQFIGVRACEGLGETFYFPASTSLLSDYHGRTRSRALGIHNSGVYIGTVAGGWLGAWFAVRFGWRAGFYFFGAAGMMLALLLWRFLREPCRGEAEHDEAPDTARDAALLPLRLKEIGALVFRKPTALLLLAAFLGANFVAAIFLTWTPTFLVEKFHFTLTSAGLSGSAFIHLASAVSVPFGGWLADRWARRTSGGRILVQALGLLAGAIWVFLVGWTTSPKVLLAAMTLFGLCKGFYDSNIFASLFDVVGPRARGTAAGIMNTVGWGGGALGPVLVGWVSLHGPYRTEMENMGWSISLCSVVYLASGMLLVIAALVFAPRDVLINDRR, from the coding sequence ATGACTCCTCCGGCGCGCGACGTGCAAATCCACGCGGCACCGCGTTTGGCCACCGGTTACAAATGGTGGGCCTTGTTGATGCTGTGGTTTATTTGCTTCTCCAACTACGCCGATCGCCAGACCATTTTCTCCGTGTTTCCCAAGTTACGAGAGGAGTTTGGATTTAACCTGGTGCAGTTGGGCCTCATCGGCTCGGCTTTTATGTGGCTCTACGCCGCTGGCGCCCCGCTGGCCGGGTTCATCGGAGACCGGTTGCGGCGTAAGGACGTAATTTTGGGCGGCTGCCTTTTCTGGAGTTTCATCACCATGTTGACTGGCCGTTGCGCGACCCTCGGGCAGTTCATTGGCGTGCGCGCGTGCGAGGGGTTGGGGGAAACCTTTTATTTTCCGGCATCCACCTCCCTGCTCAGCGATTATCATGGCCGCACCCGTTCCCGCGCTTTGGGAATCCATAATTCTGGGGTTTATATCGGCACGGTCGCCGGGGGCTGGCTGGGGGCGTGGTTCGCCGTGCGCTTTGGGTGGCGCGCCGGGTTTTATTTCTTCGGCGCTGCCGGCATGATGCTGGCGCTGCTCTTGTGGCGCTTTTTGCGAGAACCCTGCCGCGGTGAGGCCGAACATGATGAAGCCCCTGACACTGCGAGAGACGCGGCGCTTCTCCCTCTCCGATTGAAGGAAATTGGAGCGCTTGTCTTTCGCAAGCCCACTGCTTTGCTGCTGCTGGCGGCGTTCCTTGGGGCTAATTTTGTTGCAGCCATTTTCCTTACCTGGACTCCCACGTTCCTGGTCGAAAAGTTCCACTTCACGCTCACCTCGGCCGGGCTTTCTGGGAGCGCCTTTATCCACCTGGCCAGCGCCGTGAGTGTGCCCTTTGGCGGATGGCTGGCTGATCGCTGGGCGCGGCGGACCAGCGGCGGGCGCATCCTGGTCCAGGCACTTGGACTTCTGGCCGGGGCGATTTGGGTTTTTCTGGTGGGATGGACCACCAGCCCCAAGGTGTTGCTGGCGGCGATGACCCTGTTTGGCCTCTGCAAAGGGTTTTATGACTCGAACATTTTCGCTTCGCTTTTTGACGTGGTCGGGCCCCGGGCCCGCGGCACCGCCGCCGGCATCATGAACACCGTCGGTTGGGGTGGCGGGGCTTTGGGCCCTGTGCTGGTCGGTTGGGTGAGCCTTCACGGCCCTTATCGAACGGAAATGGAAAACATGGGCTGGTCGATCTCTCTCTGCTCGGTGGTGTACCTGGCGTCCGGCATGCTTTTAGTTATCGCTGCCCTGGTTTTTGCCCCCCGCGACGTATTGATAAATGACCGCAGATAA
- a CDS encoding transglutaminase-like domain-containing protein, with protein sequence MKQADAIAAGTEALSESQKGALLTLLADDDPLIFKNIRQKILSFGPPVAEWLRPHTLSRDPALRRRAQEIVLRFDRQGADNRFLAFCLKHGEELDIEQGGWLLAQTQYPDINVEGYQALLDSYVRDLRQRLDGNTEPTEVLGCLNQYLFNELSFAGDEENYYDPDNSYLNRVLDRRAGNPINLCLVYLLLARRLQLPIVGIGLPGHFICRYQSTAGEIYIDPFDGGKLMTKADCVQYLLQGNYSVRDDYLAPVTSRRMLLRICGNLHQIYLHLAQAETATRFQRYLVALAR encoded by the coding sequence ATGAAACAGGCTGACGCCATAGCCGCAGGAACCGAAGCGCTCTCCGAGAGTCAAAAGGGGGCTTTGCTAACGCTGCTTGCAGACGACGACCCTCTCATTTTTAAGAACATCCGCCAAAAAATTCTTTCATTCGGTCCGCCCGTGGCCGAATGGCTAAGGCCGCACACATTAAGCCGGGACCCCGCGTTGCGAAGGCGCGCCCAGGAAATCGTGCTGCGCTTTGACCGCCAGGGCGCCGATAACCGGTTTCTGGCATTCTGCCTCAAACATGGCGAGGAGCTGGATATTGAACAAGGGGGGTGGCTATTGGCCCAAACGCAATATCCTGATATCAACGTCGAGGGGTACCAGGCGCTGCTGGACAGCTACGTCCGAGATTTGCGGCAGCGCCTCGACGGCAACACAGAGCCGACGGAGGTCCTTGGTTGCCTCAATCAATATCTCTTTAACGAACTGAGCTTTGCGGGAGACGAAGAGAATTATTACGACCCGGACAACAGCTATTTAAACCGGGTCCTGGACCGGCGGGCCGGCAATCCGATTAATCTATGCCTGGTGTATCTGCTGCTGGCCCGGCGCTTGCAGTTGCCCATCGTCGGCATTGGCCTTCCGGGCCATTTCATCTGCCGCTATCAGTCCACCGCTGGAGAGATTTATATCGATCCGTTTGATGGCGGAAAACTGATGACCAAGGCTGATTGCGTGCAATATTTGCTTCAGGGCAATTACAGCGTCCGGGATGATTACCTGGCGCCGGTGACCTCGCGCCGCATGCTCTTGCGGATTTGCGGCAATCTGCACCAGATTTATCTCCACCTCGCCCAGGCTGAAACCGCCACGCGGTTCCAACGTTACCTTGTGGCCCTGGCCAGGTGA
- a CDS encoding sugar phosphate isomerase/epimerase, whose amino-acid sequence MNISLKSTCALSVCLAAGALAPASALRAENAIPDESKTGGYFIGCQAYTFNHFTLFEAIEKTAQTGGKVIEFYPGQKLSKEEPTVSWDHNASPETIQKVKDQLAKYHLKAVNYGVVEIPRDEAQARKIFEFAHKMGLRAVTTESVDAIDTIEKLVKEYDIMVGFHDHPKRPNDPNYRMWDPNYILSIVKDRDPRIGSCADTGHWVRSNLKPVDCLRILKGRIISSHLKDLNEMGPGAHDVPYGTGVSDIPGILQELRAQGFTGNISIEYEYHWENSSPEVAQCIGFVRGYGMAKGW is encoded by the coding sequence ATGAACATATCCCTCAAATCCACCTGCGCTCTCAGTGTCTGCCTGGCGGCTGGCGCCCTGGCGCCCGCCTCTGCTTTGCGCGCTGAAAACGCAATTCCTGACGAATCCAAGACCGGCGGCTATTTCATTGGCTGCCAGGCCTACACTTTCAATCACTTCACCCTCTTCGAGGCCATCGAGAAGACGGCACAAACGGGCGGCAAGGTGATCGAGTTTTATCCGGGGCAGAAGCTCAGCAAAGAGGAGCCCACCGTAAGCTGGGACCATAATGCCTCGCCTGAGACAATCCAGAAGGTTAAGGACCAACTCGCAAAGTATCACCTCAAAGCGGTGAATTACGGCGTTGTTGAAATCCCGCGCGACGAGGCGCAAGCGCGCAAGATTTTTGAATTTGCGCACAAGATGGGCCTCCGCGCCGTCACCACCGAGTCTGTGGATGCGATCGACACCATCGAAAAACTGGTGAAGGAATACGATATTATGGTGGGCTTTCACGATCACCCCAAACGGCCCAACGACCCCAACTACCGCATGTGGGACCCGAATTATATTTTGTCGATCGTCAAGGACCGGGACCCGCGCATCGGGTCCTGTGCCGACACCGGCCACTGGGTGCGCTCGAACTTGAAGCCAGTGGATTGCCTGCGCATTCTCAAAGGGCGCATTATCAGCAGCCATCTCAAGGACCTCAACGAGATGGGTCCCGGCGCCCACGACGTGCCCTACGGCACCGGCGTCTCGGACATACCCGGCATCTTGCAAGAGCTAAGGGCCCAGGGGTTCACCGGCAATATCTCCATCGAGTACGAGTATCACTGGGAGAACTCGTCGCCTGAGGTGGCCCAGTGCATTGGCTTTGTTCGCGGGTATGGGATGGCGAAGGGGTGGTGA
- a CDS encoding DUF3656 domain-containing protein, which produces MSSDVTDVLAGQGSPGPECSPGQGCPKGLRLPELLAPAGDWECARAAVENGADAIYFGLERFNARMRAANFTEADLPKLMEFLHQRGVKGYVTFNTLVFENEMAVAEQYARSIIAAGADAAIVQDVGICRLMRALSSDFPIHVSTQMTVTSAAGIEFARQLGCNLVVLARECSLKEIAQLTGAALAVPNESALPIEVFVHGALCVAYSGQCLTSEALGGRSANRGECAQACRMPYELIADGKPVALGDRKYLLSPQDLAGLELLPELARLGVASLKIEGRLKSPEYVANITRIYREALDQLCEKTATSDSGTNARNSSRRYKMEMAFSRGLYTGWFGGINNQQLVHGRFGKKRGVYLGQVLDVHNETVLVRLEGPLKPGDGVVFDAGKPEHAEEGGRVYGVKARNGASGAPMASLTFGRGDINFARVQPGDKLWKTSDPALERSLRQSFEGKTPKFARPVSIQVYGKIGEPLILIVRDELGHVARMESQMPLVKAEQQPLTTERFSAQLGRLGGTPFELGALQNLLEGPALVPLSELNRLRREMVERLSALRAQPLRWSLKARFTNGLSPSSSFSIFQGFREPERGSGAQLIVLVRNLSQLDAALGCGIETVYCEFEDPKKYREAVLLFRCAPNRSPHSTIWVAPPRIFKSGEEWVLKQVRSCEADGYLLRNYDHLSFFKSDRRIGDYSFNVANSLAADYFKSKFGLERLTPSYDLNFTQLEALLRAAPPEWFEVTIHQHIPMFHMEHCVFCAFLSKGTDFTNCGRPCDRHDVKLRDRAGTEHPIKADAGCRNTVFNSMAQTGAEYVTRMRELGVRHFRMEFLNETPLQVTQTIGKYRQLIEGEITGSQLWRELKLFNQLGVTRGQMAGKGP; this is translated from the coding sequence ATGAGCAGTGATGTCACCGATGTTTTAGCAGGGCAGGGCAGCCCCGGCCCGGAGTGCAGCCCGGGCCAAGGCTGCCCCAAAGGGTTGCGCCTTCCCGAGTTGCTGGCCCCTGCCGGCGACTGGGAATGCGCCCGGGCTGCCGTTGAAAACGGCGCCGACGCCATCTACTTCGGCCTCGAGAGGTTCAATGCCCGGATGCGGGCGGCCAATTTTACCGAAGCAGACCTGCCCAAGCTCATGGAATTCCTGCATCAGCGTGGCGTCAAGGGCTACGTCACATTCAACACGCTCGTGTTCGAGAACGAAATGGCCGTTGCCGAACAGTATGCGCGCTCGATCATCGCGGCTGGGGCGGATGCTGCTATCGTGCAGGATGTTGGAATCTGCCGATTGATGCGCGCCCTTTCATCCGATTTCCCCATTCACGTCTCGACCCAGATGACCGTCACCAGCGCTGCCGGCATCGAGTTTGCCCGCCAGCTCGGGTGCAACCTCGTCGTCCTGGCCCGGGAATGTTCGCTGAAAGAGATCGCGCAGCTAACGGGTGCGGCATTGGCTGTGCCTAACGAAAGCGCCCTCCCCATCGAGGTGTTCGTTCACGGAGCACTCTGCGTCGCTTACTCGGGGCAATGCCTCACCAGCGAGGCGTTGGGCGGGCGTTCAGCCAACCGCGGCGAATGCGCCCAGGCCTGCCGGATGCCTTACGAGTTAATCGCCGATGGCAAACCGGTTGCGCTGGGAGACCGGAAATATCTCCTCAGTCCGCAGGACCTTGCGGGACTCGAACTTCTCCCGGAACTGGCCCGCCTTGGTGTCGCCTCGCTGAAAATCGAGGGCCGGCTGAAGAGCCCGGAATATGTAGCCAACATTACCCGAATATACCGCGAGGCATTGGATCAATTGTGCGAGAAGACGGCCACCAGCGACTCAGGAACCAACGCGCGGAATTCGAGCCGCCGTTACAAGATGGAGATGGCCTTCTCGCGCGGCCTTTATACCGGCTGGTTCGGCGGAATCAATAACCAGCAACTCGTCCATGGACGCTTCGGCAAAAAGCGCGGAGTTTACCTGGGCCAAGTCCTCGATGTCCATAACGAGACCGTCCTAGTCCGGCTGGAAGGACCTCTCAAACCCGGCGACGGCGTTGTCTTCGACGCGGGCAAACCTGAGCACGCTGAAGAAGGCGGGCGCGTCTATGGTGTAAAGGCGCGGAATGGCGCTTCCGGCGCGCCGATGGCCTCCCTCACGTTCGGGCGGGGCGACATTAATTTCGCGCGGGTCCAGCCTGGGGATAAATTGTGGAAGACCAGCGACCCTGCGCTAGAACGCAGCCTTCGGCAAAGTTTTGAAGGAAAAACACCAAAGTTCGCGCGACCCGTTTCGATTCAAGTCTATGGCAAAATTGGCGAACCGCTGATTTTGATTGTGCGGGATGAATTGGGGCACGTGGCGCGCATGGAATCGCAGATGCCGTTAGTCAAGGCAGAGCAACAGCCCCTCACAACCGAACGGTTCAGCGCGCAACTGGGCCGGTTGGGAGGCACTCCCTTTGAATTGGGGGCGCTGCAAAACCTGCTCGAAGGCCCGGCGCTCGTTCCGCTAAGCGAGCTTAACCGCTTGCGGCGCGAGATGGTCGAGCGGCTGTCGGCTTTGCGAGCGCAACCATTGCGATGGAGTTTGAAAGCACGTTTTACCAATGGATTGTCGCCCTCCTCCTCGTTCTCGATTTTCCAGGGCTTTCGGGAGCCAGAACGAGGCAGTGGCGCGCAGTTGATTGTTTTGGTTCGGAACCTTTCCCAGTTGGATGCGGCGCTTGGTTGCGGCATCGAAACCGTTTATTGCGAGTTCGAGGACCCGAAGAAATATCGTGAAGCCGTGCTACTTTTCCGCTGCGCGCCAAACCGCTCTCCGCACTCGACGATTTGGGTTGCGCCACCGCGCATTTTCAAGTCGGGCGAGGAGTGGGTTCTCAAGCAAGTCCGCTCGTGCGAAGCGGACGGTTACCTGCTGCGCAATTATGATCATCTTAGTTTCTTCAAGAGCGACCGGCGCATAGGGGATTATTCGTTTAATGTCGCCAACTCTCTTGCTGCCGATTACTTCAAAAGCAAGTTCGGCCTTGAACGGCTCACGCCCTCTTACGATTTGAACTTCACGCAGTTGGAGGCCCTGCTGCGAGCCGCGCCACCCGAATGGTTCGAGGTCACCATTCACCAGCATATCCCCATGTTTCACATGGAGCATTGCGTCTTTTGCGCCTTCCTTTCCAAAGGAACGGATTTTACCAATTGCGGACGGCCCTGTGATCGGCATGACGTAAAACTGCGTGACCGCGCGGGGACCGAGCATCCCATTAAGGCCGATGCAGGCTGCCGCAATACAGTATTCAATTCCATGGCCCAAACCGGCGCCGAATACGTCACGCGGATGCGGGAACTCGGTGTGCGGCATTTCCGCATGGAATTTCTCAATGAAACACCGCTCCAGGTGACGCAAACCATCGGCAAGTACCGCCAATTGATCGAGGGCGAAATCACAGGCAGCCAGCTCTGGCGCGAACTCAAATTATTCAACCAGCTCGGCGTCACCCGCGGCCAAATGGCCGGGAAAGGGCCATAA
- a CDS encoding response regulator, whose translation MKATPSILVAEDDEADQLLLRRAFKRAGAQVHLDWARNGFEVIQSLHEKARRECDWPALLLLDLKMPAMSGFEVLDWLASEPGLRPAKVAVFSSSLDPEDLRHASHLGVDHYFVKPTDQAELVSIVRRLEEYWSAPILRPHLAHIPAPEHFVEPVGEVAVAA comes from the coding sequence ATGAAAGCTACCCCTTCTATTCTTGTGGCTGAGGATGACGAAGCCGATCAACTCCTGCTTCGACGGGCCTTTAAGAGAGCGGGCGCACAGGTCCACCTGGACTGGGCCCGCAACGGCTTCGAGGTTATCCAATCCTTGCACGAGAAAGCCCGTCGCGAATGCGATTGGCCGGCTTTGCTCCTGTTGGACCTCAAGATGCCCGCGATGAGCGGTTTCGAGGTCCTTGATTGGCTCGCCTCCGAGCCGGGCCTTCGCCCGGCCAAAGTGGCGGTGTTCAGTTCCTCGTTGGACCCTGAGGACCTGCGCCATGCGAGCCATCTTGGGGTGGACCATTACTTTGTGAAACCTACCGACCAGGCCGAGCTGGTTAGCATTGTCAGGCGCCTTGAAGAGTACTGGTCGGCTCCCATTTTGCGCCCGCACCTGGCGCATATCCCCGCGCCCGAGCATTTTGTCGAGCCGGTTGGAGAGGTTGCGGTCGCCGCTTAA